One Sodalinema gerasimenkoae IPPAS B-353 DNA segment encodes these proteins:
- the coaD gene encoding pantetheine-phosphate adenylyltransferase encodes MPSDSHVVAIYPGSFDPITLGHLDIIERGVRLFDKVVVAVVTNPNKSPLFEVDERIQLIQQSTEHLGNIEIDRFDGLTVNYAKLKGASVLLRGLRVLSDFEMELQMAHTNKTLSDSIETVFLATSNEYSFLSSSLVKEVARFGGSVDRFVPPPVATEIYRCYVRTQPGSIPNPKTANPNPNRPRL; translated from the coding sequence ATGCCGAGCGATTCTCACGTCGTTGCCATCTATCCCGGTAGCTTTGACCCCATCACCCTCGGTCACCTCGATATTATCGAGCGAGGTGTGCGCTTATTTGATAAAGTGGTGGTTGCTGTGGTAACGAATCCTAACAAGAGTCCTCTTTTCGAGGTGGACGAGCGCATCCAGTTAATCCAGCAAAGTACCGAACATCTCGGTAATATCGAGATTGATCGCTTTGATGGTCTAACGGTAAACTACGCTAAACTCAAAGGGGCAAGTGTCCTGCTTCGCGGATTGAGGGTGTTGTCTGATTTCGAGATGGAGTTGCAAATGGCTCACACCAATAAAACTCTCTCGGACTCCATCGAGACCGTGTTTCTCGCGACCAGCAATGAATATAGCTTCCTCAGCAGTAGCCTCGTTAAAGAGGTGGCTCGCTTCGGCGGCTCTGTTGATCGCTTTGTACCTCCACCTGTAGCCACAGAGATTTATCGATGTTACGTCAGGACCCAGCCGGGATCGATTCCCAACCCGAAAACCGCCAACCCCAACCCGAACCGACCGCGCCTGTAG
- a CDS encoding S8 family serine peptidase, with amino-acid sequence MFLANIASWLKQQFQAKPRPPENPEAFAQTFILEPIYTPSGLVDTGEDDGISLATPDSSFDDSFDDVDLLEGEDSDWDSADDGSDESITETEDSTSDETTEIEDSGDPVDWDSEEISDEEIGEEIDFLEDENLDKAQDELENESSTEADESDVENETIPEEASDELEESPEEENDSEEETSDELDESEFEEEETSSEADESEISEDEVDDPTNKLDDTEDNGDEETSDSLEDESDLEDSDEDADVEEEEPELVPVGFEFPAFNSGIFQVGNTGEVGVDFLFDGGAYQGEVAFFSLAGFDELEFDSIEDFIAEAAQRAASGSEQGHIVISVADEGARFTGSLFGEPDWNTGVYQGVKTFNMNPGDEFGVMLVPNGRVSEVLNNPSIGGAKRPLFSLATANPEDGFHLGQIADLTGDGNTFVFEDKAFEDSDYDYDDVIFQIRGAVGDALHVENVIDPDLDWRQDNMGKMLLAYSKPYITPVNNEQWDLAELVELAGDEIDISDDLPSDEGIPDIEEDLEDFDEVTAEETEADSFDETEDEMDVAETDERQLEEPVNQTGSQGTQDSSQSSTETFDPSPVNDETSSSQVDSSLGSQPSIGEEVEMETPGEVTVSEDVEEPVDMTEDSDEETMVSETELQETVVTEEDSDTPPAQPQPLVAPERFEFAKEDQPLVGIIDTGFAENNPDLDYDNITLGRDWVDGNDNPLLAEGEGNEHGTHILGIIAAQQDNDLGIDGINPDAPIWLGRGVGSGEWANSLVEFVDAAVESGQPNAVVNLSMDLTQIDAEGNVTTRYELTPMERAAIEYARQNNVMIVAAAGNDGGVMSALGQASQEFDNIMTVGAAEQFDPDTSVWKGADRTDYSSYGQGLDVMAYGGTTENPQLSLAGEGTSGMAGTSVATAKVTGAVSQVWAANPELSYRQVVEIIRNTATDLGSTGFNLETGAGLINMTAAVHLAKATKPSEHHTPPILNVESWSGEDVFIPGERAVDIHSASFQGLVTAPAGANLRSGPGTNHAVAGTADFGSSLTFDAWQKGEYINYPGIGADDRWYRLAEKNQWISAAITNGNPPKPNPAPAPIEAPVSTPQTSTAGVPGQSRQYVVKAGDTLWGIAQRLLGDGNRWREIMKNPTGGTFTEAEAHRLQIGQSVYLPITQEIGTGKPVTPQPQPTPVRNISLKPGSSNLNFSRGQRWVTSTGYKFVFQHDGNLVLYSPQGQALWATGTNNTGANVFAVQTDGNVVLYEGSKVLWATNTYGNPGSRFSIQNDGNLVVYSSSGRAIFNTGTHGGRQRTRIAASQWLRDRNLKRFPGLQFSTVVSQATGKALDAGGSKNSVYPHPTPNSQNTFHQWGFEKVGNYYIIINKATGKALDAGGSGNKLPYIHPNPAKHNPYHLWKLTRVGSGYMIVNKATGRALDSGGDSGNQIYMHPNPMSWNNFHLWKLKLPGSGGSSSAWQHPLPGHRVSSEYGPRGSGFHYGIDVAAPTGTPIKAAKPGRVVEVGYHPNGWGNFVRINHPDGFQTIYAHMSRVNVSVGQTVSGGSTIGQVGSTGWSTGPHLHFEVRVAPYRWKTDNRNPRNYIRF; translated from the coding sequence ATGTTTTTAGCTAACATTGCATCCTGGCTTAAGCAGCAGTTTCAAGCAAAACCACGTCCACCAGAAAACCCTGAAGCCTTCGCACAGACCTTTATCCTAGAGCCAATTTATACTCCTAGTGGTCTAGTCGATACGGGGGAGGATGATGGCATTAGTCTTGCTACCCCTGACAGTAGTTTTGACGATAGTTTTGACGACGTTGACCTCCTTGAGGGCGAGGATTCCGACTGGGATTCTGCTGATGACGGTAGTGATGAGTCCATCACAGAGACCGAAGATAGCACAAGTGATGAGACTACAGAAATTGAAGACTCAGGAGACCCAGTTGACTGGGATTCCGAAGAGATCTCAGACGAGGAAATTGGCGAGGAGATTGACTTTTTAGAGGATGAGAACTTAGACAAGGCTCAAGACGAGCTTGAAAATGAAAGTTCCACGGAAGCTGATGAATCAGACGTCGAGAATGAGACCATTCCGGAAGAGGCATCCGATGAGTTGGAAGAGTCTCCAGAAGAGGAGAATGACTCGGAAGAAGAGACGTCTGATGAGTTAGACGAGTCGGAATTTGAAGAGGAGGAAACCTCTAGTGAAGCGGATGAATCGGAGATCTCCGAGGACGAAGTTGATGACCCTACCAATAAATTAGACGATACTGAAGACAACGGCGATGAGGAGACCTCAGACAGTCTTGAAGACGAGTCAGACCTAGAAGACAGCGATGAGGACGCTGATGTGGAGGAAGAGGAGCCTGAGTTAGTCCCGGTTGGCTTTGAATTTCCCGCATTCAACAGTGGTATCTTCCAGGTAGGAAATACTGGTGAAGTGGGGGTAGACTTCCTATTTGATGGAGGCGCGTATCAAGGGGAAGTGGCCTTCTTCAGTCTGGCAGGATTTGATGAACTAGAGTTTGACAGTATCGAAGACTTCATCGCCGAAGCTGCACAACGAGCAGCCAGTGGTAGTGAACAGGGTCACATCGTCATTAGTGTGGCTGATGAAGGCGCGCGCTTCACGGGATCTTTGTTTGGAGAACCGGATTGGAATACCGGTGTCTATCAAGGGGTGAAGACCTTTAATATGAACCCTGGTGATGAGTTCGGGGTCATGTTGGTTCCCAATGGTCGGGTTTCGGAGGTTCTGAATAATCCTAGTATTGGGGGTGCGAAACGGCCCCTGTTTTCTCTGGCTACCGCCAATCCAGAAGATGGATTCCATCTGGGTCAAATTGCTGACTTAACGGGAGATGGGAATACCTTTGTCTTTGAGGATAAAGCGTTTGAGGATAGTGACTATGACTATGATGATGTCATCTTCCAGATTCGGGGTGCAGTGGGGGATGCGCTTCATGTGGAGAATGTGATTGACCCCGATTTAGATTGGCGACAGGACAATATGGGGAAAATGTTATTGGCATATTCCAAGCCTTACATTACTCCCGTCAACAATGAACAATGGGATTTAGCGGAGTTAGTTGAACTCGCTGGCGATGAGATTGATATCAGTGACGACCTCCCCAGTGATGAAGGAATTCCAGACATTGAAGAAGATTTAGAGGACTTCGACGAAGTAACCGCTGAGGAGACCGAGGCGGACAGCTTCGATGAGACTGAAGATGAGATGGATGTTGCAGAGACCGATGAACGTCAGTTGGAGGAACCAGTAAACCAGACGGGTTCTCAGGGGACGCAAGACTCCAGCCAATCCTCGACTGAGACCTTTGACCCCTCGCCGGTGAACGATGAAACGAGTTCATCTCAAGTTGACTCATCCTTGGGGTCTCAACCATCCATAGGGGAAGAGGTTGAGATGGAGACCCCTGGCGAAGTCACGGTTTCCGAGGACGTTGAGGAACCGGTTGACATGACCGAAGACTCTGATGAGGAGACGATGGTCTCGGAGACTGAGTTACAAGAAACGGTGGTGACAGAGGAGGATTCAGATACTCCCCCCGCTCAGCCTCAACCCCTTGTGGCACCGGAACGATTTGAGTTTGCCAAGGAAGACCAGCCTCTGGTGGGGATTATTGACACTGGCTTTGCGGAAAATAATCCTGACCTGGATTATGACAACATTACCTTGGGACGTGACTGGGTCGATGGTAATGATAATCCGCTCCTAGCTGAAGGGGAGGGGAATGAACATGGAACCCATATCTTGGGAATTATTGCAGCGCAACAGGACAATGACCTTGGTATTGATGGAATTAACCCAGATGCGCCCATTTGGTTAGGTCGTGGTGTCGGTTCAGGAGAATGGGCCAATTCTCTGGTGGAATTTGTGGATGCGGCGGTGGAGTCGGGACAACCCAATGCGGTGGTGAATTTGAGTATGGATTTAACTCAAATTGATGCTGAGGGGAATGTGACGACTCGTTATGAGTTGACGCCGATGGAACGGGCGGCGATTGAGTATGCGCGTCAGAATAACGTCATGATTGTGGCGGCGGCTGGGAATGATGGCGGTGTGATGTCGGCGTTGGGTCAAGCTTCTCAGGAGTTTGACAATATTATGACGGTGGGTGCGGCGGAACAGTTTGACCCCGATACGTCGGTTTGGAAGGGGGCTGACCGTACTGATTATTCCAGTTATGGCCAGGGTTTGGATGTGATGGCTTATGGGGGAACCACGGAGAATCCCCAATTGTCTTTAGCTGGGGAAGGAACCAGTGGTATGGCGGGAACTTCTGTGGCCACGGCGAAGGTGACGGGTGCGGTATCCCAGGTTTGGGCAGCCAATCCTGAGTTGAGTTACCGCCAGGTGGTTGAAATTATCCGCAACACGGCGACGGATTTGGGCAGTACTGGGTTTAATTTGGAAACTGGAGCCGGATTGATTAATATGACGGCGGCGGTTCATTTGGCGAAAGCCACGAAGCCATCGGAACATCATACCCCCCCGATTTTGAATGTTGAGAGTTGGAGTGGTGAGGACGTTTTTATTCCTGGAGAACGGGCTGTTGACATTCATTCAGCCTCATTTCAGGGTCTGGTGACTGCACCCGCTGGTGCAAACTTACGCAGTGGACCGGGTACTAATCATGCTGTTGCCGGAACTGCTGATTTTGGTAGCTCTTTGACATTTGATGCTTGGCAAAAAGGAGAATATATTAATTATCCTGGCATTGGTGCGGATGACCGTTGGTATCGCCTTGCAGAAAAAAATCAGTGGATTTCGGCAGCAATTACTAATGGAAATCCTCCTAAACCGAACCCTGCACCTGCTCCCATAGAAGCCCCGGTGTCCACGCCACAGACCAGTACAGCTGGTGTACCCGGTCAATCTCGTCAGTATGTTGTTAAAGCAGGTGATACGTTGTGGGGAATCGCCCAACGCCTCCTCGGAGATGGCAATCGTTGGCGAGAAATTATGAAAAATCCAACTGGCGGAACTTTCACAGAGGCTGAAGCTCACCGTTTACAGATAGGCCAATCGGTTTATTTGCCTATCACTCAAGAAATTGGCACAGGTAAACCTGTAACGCCACAACCTCAACCGACGCCCGTGAGAAATATCAGCTTGAAACCGGGTTCAAGCAATCTTAACTTTTCACGGGGTCAGCGATGGGTTACATCGACGGGTTACAAGTTTGTCTTTCAACATGATGGAAATCTAGTTCTCTACAGCCCTCAAGGTCAAGCACTATGGGCGACTGGAACTAATAATACTGGGGCCAATGTGTTTGCCGTCCAAACTGATGGGAATGTTGTTTTATACGAGGGCAGTAAGGTACTTTGGGCTACTAACACTTATGGTAATCCTGGATCCCGGTTCTCTATTCAAAATGATGGCAATCTCGTGGTTTACTCTTCTAGTGGACGAGCTATTTTCAACACTGGAACCCATGGAGGACGTCAACGAACCCGAATAGCTGCATCTCAATGGTTGCGAGATCGTAATCTAAAGCGTTTTCCTGGATTACAGTTTTCAACTGTGGTTAGCCAAGCAACCGGAAAAGCTTTGGATGCAGGAGGTTCTAAAAACTCAGTTTATCCACACCCAACTCCAAATTCTCAGAACACTTTTCATCAATGGGGTTTTGAGAAAGTAGGGAATTACTACATTATCATCAATAAAGCAACTGGAAAAGCTTTAGATGCTGGTGGTTCTGGCAACAAGCTACCCTATATTCACCCCAACCCTGCCAAACATAATCCTTACCATCTCTGGAAACTCACTCGAGTTGGTAGTGGTTATATGATTGTCAACAAAGCTACAGGGCGTGCCTTGGATTCTGGTGGTGATAGTGGCAATCAAATCTATATGCACCCGAATCCCATGTCTTGGAACAACTTTCACCTATGGAAGTTGAAATTGCCAGGTAGTGGAGGTAGTAGTTCTGCATGGCAACATCCATTACCAGGACATCGAGTCAGCAGTGAGTATGGACCACGTGGATCCGGTTTCCATTATGGAATTGATGTTGCTGCTCCAACTGGAACTCCTATTAAAGCCGCTAAACCTGGCAGGGTGGTTGAAGTTGGGTATCATCCCAATGGATGGGGAAACTTTGTGCGGATTAATCATCCCGATGGTTTCCAAACAATTTATGCGCACATGTCCAGGGTTAACGTTTCCGTGGGTCAAACGGTTAGTGGAGGAAGTACTATTGGGCAAGTAGGTAGTACTGGTTGGTCAACAGGTCCTCATTTACACTTTGAAGTTCGTGTTGCTCCCTATCGCTGGAAAACAGATAACCGCAATCCTAGAAACTACATCCGTTTTTAG
- a CDS encoding glycosyltransferase family 87 protein: MKHRSLGIIALLILQFLLLTVISLWIFPEYQSWHGFDLQHYHRISLYLQAGLTPYRDFLLEYPPLALIPILIPQLFSPQVPLNAVDYAVGFVLENLILTSLMGVGIALIPHPRPQQTLIGYLLLTVLLAPLLPWRYDLFPTLLTLAGLLGMIFDFPLFAGVALGLGIATKLYPVVLLPLWVLYFAASRDWLGVGKLSLGAISTTLVSFIPFWLLAGDSFISFLTYHKDRGLQIESLLAGLISLGHVLGLTEASSQMNFGAQHIVSPLAAPLLTLQPVLFVGMMLIIYGLSGLVFRQDIRQHESIRLQSLVVFSLLSLLGFIVTNKVFSPQYLIWLLPFVPLLRWPAVTVVGVSFALTTTVSFVTRQLRLMYLPSVVMLNVRNVLLLGLVLFLLFSFYKKLKITPKKDAII; the protein is encoded by the coding sequence ATGAAACACCGTTCCCTGGGGATCATAGCCCTCCTGATTCTACAATTTTTGCTACTGACCGTAATCAGTCTCTGGATTTTCCCCGAGTATCAAAGCTGGCATGGCTTTGACCTACAACATTACCACCGTATCTCCCTCTATCTGCAAGCTGGACTCACCCCCTACCGAGATTTTCTCCTGGAGTACCCCCCTCTGGCGTTAATCCCCATCCTGATTCCCCAGTTATTCTCACCCCAAGTCCCCCTCAATGCGGTGGATTACGCCGTCGGCTTTGTCCTGGAAAATCTCATCCTCACCAGTCTCATGGGGGTAGGAATCGCCCTGATTCCCCATCCTCGCCCCCAGCAAACCCTTATTGGCTATCTGCTGTTAACGGTTCTCCTGGCCCCTCTCCTCCCCTGGCGATATGACCTATTTCCCACTCTCCTGACCTTGGCAGGGCTATTGGGGATGATTTTCGATTTTCCGCTTTTTGCGGGAGTGGCGCTCGGTCTAGGCATCGCTACGAAGCTTTATCCGGTGGTATTGCTCCCCCTCTGGGTCTTGTATTTTGCCGCCTCTCGGGATTGGCTGGGGGTAGGAAAACTCAGTCTGGGGGCGATCTCCACAACGTTGGTTAGTTTTATTCCGTTTTGGCTCTTGGCTGGGGACAGTTTCATCTCTTTTTTGACCTACCACAAAGACCGAGGCTTACAAATTGAAAGTCTCTTGGCTGGACTGATTAGTTTGGGTCATGTTCTGGGACTCACTGAAGCCAGTTCTCAAATGAATTTTGGCGCACAACATATTGTTTCGCCGTTGGCGGCTCCCTTGCTGACTCTGCAACCGGTTTTGTTTGTGGGAATGATGCTGATTATTTATGGACTCAGTGGCTTGGTATTTCGGCAAGATATCCGACAACATGAATCGATTAGACTTCAAAGTTTGGTGGTGTTTTCACTGCTATCTTTACTGGGGTTTATCGTAACCAACAAAGTCTTCTCACCTCAATACTTGATTTGGCTGTTGCCCTTTGTCCCGCTCCTACGCTGGCCAGCGGTCACGGTGGTCGGGGTCAGTTTTGCTTTGACGACAACGGTTAGCTTTGTTACCCGACAATTGCGATTGATGTATCTCCCTTCTGTGGTGATGTTAAATGTTCGTAATGTCTTGCTGTTAGGATTGGTTTTATTCCTATTGTTTAGTTTTTACAAAAAACTGAAAATCACTCCAAAAAAAGATGCTATAATTTAA
- a CDS encoding glycosyltransferase family 2 protein: MMRSMTQPEQRTSKANLVDVSFVLPCLNEVLTLETCIKKAKIAIAELGLRGEVVVADNGSDDGSQDLAISLGARVVDVPVRGYGAALIWGINAAQGTYVVMGDADDSYDFREAVAMVQELESGYDLVVGTRLKGRIMPGAMPWKNRYLGTPVLTAVVNSLYQSNFSDVNCGMRAFSKRAFQKLQMESPGMEFASEMLVKAAILGLKITEVPITLHPDGRDRPPHLRPWSDGWRHLKYILLFAPKVIYWVPGTCLLSFGLILAAMLNLAPGGEAVYVGNFRFNDHWIVVAALSCLLGYELLLTGLLAHLYTLTHRIQRRSPRMDRLVKAVSIEKILLFSLIMAGIGIGIELSVLRSWFAVEFGPLHAIRPAITGMVFILIGAQTLFSGLFYAVLCDRYRFTPK; encoded by the coding sequence ATGATGAGGTCTATGACGCAACCGGAACAGCGGACATCGAAAGCAAATCTTGTCGATGTGTCCTTTGTTCTACCCTGTCTAAATGAAGTCCTAACTCTAGAAACTTGTATCAAAAAAGCGAAAATAGCTATTGCTGAGTTAGGTCTGCGAGGAGAAGTGGTCGTCGCCGATAATGGGTCTGACGATGGGTCCCAAGACTTGGCGATTTCCTTGGGGGCGAGAGTGGTGGATGTCCCAGTTCGGGGTTACGGGGCTGCCCTGATTTGGGGCATTAATGCCGCCCAAGGCACCTATGTGGTCATGGGAGATGCCGATGACTCCTATGATTTCCGAGAAGCGGTGGCCATGGTACAAGAGTTAGAATCGGGTTATGACTTAGTGGTGGGAACTCGCCTTAAGGGGAGAATTATGCCAGGGGCCATGCCTTGGAAAAACCGCTATTTGGGAACCCCTGTCTTGACGGCAGTTGTTAATTCCCTGTATCAATCCAACTTCTCCGATGTTAACTGCGGAATGCGGGCCTTTTCCAAACGGGCATTTCAGAAGCTACAAATGGAATCCCCCGGCATGGAGTTTGCCTCAGAGATGTTGGTGAAAGCGGCAATTTTGGGCTTAAAAATTACAGAAGTTCCCATTACCCTACACCCCGATGGTCGCGATCGCCCCCCTCATTTGCGGCCCTGGTCCGATGGCTGGCGGCATCTTAAATATATTCTCCTGTTTGCCCCCAAAGTCATTTACTGGGTTCCAGGGACCTGTTTACTCAGCTTCGGTCTAATTCTAGCGGCCATGCTGAACCTCGCCCCCGGAGGAGAAGCCGTCTATGTTGGAAACTTCCGCTTTAACGACCATTGGATTGTCGTCGCTGCCCTCTCCTGTCTGTTAGGCTACGAACTTCTCCTAACCGGACTTCTTGCCCATCTTTACACCTTAACCCATCGCATCCAGCGGCGATCGCCCCGCATGGATCGGCTCGTCAAAGCCGTCAGCATCGAAAAAATCCTCCTCTTCTCCCTCATCATGGCCGGCATCGGCATCGGCATCGAGTTATCCGTCCTCCGCAGTTGGTTTGCCGTCGAATTCGGTCCCCTCCACGCCATCCGTCCCGCCATCACCGGCATGGTCTTCATCCTCATCGGGGCCCAAACCCTCTTCAGTGGACTATTCTACGCCGTCCTCTGCGATCGCTACCGCTTCACCCCAAAATAA
- a CDS encoding ATP synthase F0 subunit B gives MLRQDPAGIDSQPENRQPQPEPTAPVEGDRPEQTGSGTVNIQQALNRIEEVILDSPRIPLTGRTLIDEEPLLDLLDAIRLNLPTAFQEAEEVVRQKDEIFRQAEQYGRDIVEAAEQQAANILDEMGLVRQAKVEADRMRQQVRADCEVAREQAIAEIEQLQRQAQQELEQIHVRALAEANTIETGADEYADKVLQNIEQQLSDMMRVIRNGRQQLQQESTYRAHQKESSSQAIRRY, from the coding sequence ATGTTACGTCAGGACCCAGCCGGGATCGATTCCCAACCCGAAAACCGCCAACCCCAACCCGAACCGACCGCGCCTGTAGAGGGCGATCGGCCCGAACAAACGGGTTCAGGAACGGTAAATATCCAGCAAGCCTTAAACCGTATCGAGGAGGTCATCCTCGATAGTCCCCGTATTCCCCTAACGGGACGCACTCTCATCGATGAGGAACCGCTGCTGGATCTGCTCGATGCGATTCGGCTCAATCTTCCCACAGCGTTTCAGGAAGCGGAAGAAGTCGTGCGTCAGAAGGACGAGATTTTCCGTCAAGCCGAACAGTATGGACGGGACATTGTCGAGGCGGCTGAACAGCAGGCGGCCAATATCCTCGATGAGATGGGATTAGTGCGTCAGGCTAAGGTGGAAGCTGATCGGATGCGTCAACAGGTTCGGGCCGATTGCGAAGTGGCCCGCGAACAGGCGATCGCCGAAATCGAGCAGCTTCAACGCCAAGCACAACAAGAACTTGAGCAAATTCATGTGCGAGCCTTAGCAGAAGCCAACACCATTGAAACTGGCGCAGATGAATATGCCGACAAGGTGCTTCAGAACATTGAGCAACAACTCAGTGATATGATGCGCGTCATCCGCAACGGACGGCAGCAACTTCAGCAAGAGTCCACCTATCGCGCTCATCAAAAAGAAAGCAGTTCTCAAGCCATCCGCCGCTACTAA
- a CDS encoding Uma2 family endonuclease gives MVREVSKSTDIIYPDSDGQPMADNTKQFRWIVVVKENLELLFADNPDIFVAGDLLWYPVEGNNRIRRAPDAMVVFGRPKGDRGSYRQWEEDNIAPQVVFEILSPGNRFSEMVQKQAFYNHYGVEEYYVYDPDEADLTGMIRNQGMLEPIEEMQGWVSPRLGIRFQLGEGTLNIFTPTGDPFLGFIELDRRRRDAEAERDRERQRASLAEEERDRERQRASLAEEERDRERQRAEAAEAQLQAMEQRLRELGLNEPPHPPSE, from the coding sequence ATGGTCAGAGAAGTCTCGAAATCGACAGATATTATCTACCCCGACAGTGACGGACAGCCCATGGCGGACAATACGAAGCAATTTCGCTGGATTGTGGTGGTTAAGGAAAACTTAGAACTTTTGTTCGCCGACAATCCTGATATCTTCGTGGCGGGGGATTTACTCTGGTATCCCGTGGAGGGAAATAATCGTATTCGTCGCGCCCCGGATGCGATGGTGGTGTTTGGGCGGCCCAAGGGCGATCGCGGTTCCTATAGGCAATGGGAAGAAGACAATATCGCGCCCCAGGTGGTATTTGAAATCCTCTCCCCAGGAAACCGGTTCTCGGAGATGGTGCAAAAACAGGCGTTCTATAACCACTATGGGGTGGAAGAATACTATGTCTATGACCCCGATGAGGCGGATTTGACGGGGATGATTCGCAATCAGGGGATGTTAGAACCGATTGAAGAGATGCAGGGTTGGGTGAGTCCCCGTTTGGGGATTCGTTTTCAACTCGGTGAGGGAACTCTGAATATCTTTACTCCTACGGGAGATCCCTTTTTGGGGTTTATTGAACTTGATCGCCGTCGTCGGGATGCGGAAGCTGAACGCGATCGCGAACGGCAACGGGCTAGTCTGGCAGAGGAGGAACGCGATCGCGAACGGCAACGGGCTAGTCTGGCAGAGGAGGAACGTGATCGCGAACGGCAACGGGCCGAAGCGGCGGAAGCCCAACTCCAGGCCATGGAACAACGGTTACGAGAACTGGGACTCAATGAGCCGCCTCATCCCCCGTCTGAGTGA
- a CDS encoding methyltransferase domain-containing protein → MQTLHQSLVMNRRVQVLARHLASFIPNSQTLQGLDVGCGSGEIARAIQQLRPHTQLKGVDVLVRPQTVIPVEAFDGQTLPYPDNHVDLVLLVDVLHHTHHPQKLLQECTRVAKQAILIKDHTANNPFDEVRLRFMDWVGNRSYGVSLPYNYLSSRQWTHIFDELGWSPDVKRTQLHLYPTPFSYIFDGRLHFVARLKPTR, encoded by the coding sequence ATGCAAACCCTCCATCAATCCCTCGTCATGAACCGTCGGGTTCAGGTTCTCGCCCGTCATCTCGCCAGCTTCATCCCCAACAGCCAAACCCTCCAGGGCCTCGACGTCGGCTGTGGAAGCGGTGAAATTGCCCGGGCCATCCAACAACTGCGTCCCCACACCCAACTCAAAGGCGTTGACGTTCTTGTTCGTCCTCAAACTGTGATTCCCGTCGAAGCCTTTGACGGACAAACCCTTCCCTACCCGGACAACCACGTCGATTTGGTGTTACTCGTCGATGTCCTCCACCACACCCACCATCCCCAGAAACTCCTGCAAGAATGTACTCGCGTCGCCAAACAGGCCATTCTGATTAAAGACCATACCGCCAACAACCCCTTCGATGAAGTGCGATTACGGTTTATGGACTGGGTGGGAAATCGTAGCTATGGAGTCTCTCTCCCTTATAACTACCTCTCCTCTCGTCAATGGACCCATATCTTTGACGAATTAGGCTGGTCTCCCGACGTCAAACGAACCCAACTGCATCTCTATCCCACCCCCTTCAGCTATATCTTTGACGGAAGGCTGCACTTTGTGGCCCGCCTCAAACCCACTCGGTAA
- the mtnA gene encoding S-methyl-5-thioribose-1-phosphate isomerase, producing MLYPVVWRDDRVALIDQTRLPRELTQVEIRRSDDMAMAITTMIVRGAPAIGIAAAYGMYLGAREIDTRDRTAFLERLEAIGQMLRETRPTAVNLFWAIERMLKVARTTPGSVEQVRQTLLDTAKRINAEDLETCQAIGKHGLEALPQQPQQLRLLTHCNAGALATAGYGTALGVVRSAYLAGRLERLYADETRPRLQGAKLTTWECLYDGIPVTVITDSMAAHCMQQNKIDAVVVGADRIAANGDTANKIGTYSLALVARAHNVPFFVAAPKSTVDLSLSDGSQIPIEERDAAEIYQIGETRVVPKGAEFYNPAFDVTPADLITAIITEQGAIAPAELQSQLTHSSAKSS from the coding sequence ATGCTATATCCCGTTGTCTGGCGTGACGATCGCGTCGCCCTGATTGACCAAACCCGGCTCCCGAGGGAGTTAACCCAAGTCGAGATTCGCCGCAGTGATGACATGGCTATGGCTATTACAACCATGATTGTTCGGGGTGCACCAGCCATTGGTATCGCCGCCGCCTATGGGATGTATCTGGGAGCGCGGGAAATCGATACCCGCGATCGCACGGCCTTCCTAGAACGCCTCGAAGCCATCGGCCAAATGCTGCGGGAGACTCGGCCCACAGCAGTTAACCTCTTCTGGGCCATCGAACGGATGCTCAAAGTCGCCCGCACCACTCCCGGAAGCGTCGAACAAGTCCGCCAAACCCTGTTAGACACCGCCAAGCGTATCAATGCCGAGGATCTCGAAACCTGTCAAGCCATTGGCAAACATGGTTTAGAGGCCCTACCACAACAGCCCCAACAACTCCGTCTGTTGACCCATTGCAATGCCGGAGCCTTAGCCACAGCCGGCTATGGAACCGCCCTCGGGGTCGTCCGTTCCGCCTATCTCGCTGGACGCTTAGAACGACTCTACGCTGACGAAACTCGTCCCCGTCTTCAGGGTGCCAAACTGACCACCTGGGAATGTCTTTATGATGGGATTCCCGTAACGGTCATCACGGATAGTATGGCCGCCCATTGTATGCAGCAAAATAAGATTGATGCAGTAGTGGTGGGGGCCGATCGCATCGCTGCCAACGGAGACACCGCTAATAAGATTGGCACCTATAGCCTAGCCTTAGTGGCCCGAGCGCATAATGTCCCGTTTTTCGTCGCCGCCCCCAAATCCACGGTAGACTTGAGCCTGAGTGATGGAAGCCAGATTCCTATTGAGGAACGGGATGCAGCGGAAATTTATCAAATTGGTGAGACCCGTGTCGTTCCCAAAGGCGCCGAATTTTATAACCCGGCCTTTGATGTCACCCCAGCAGACCTAATTACTGCCATTATTACCGAACAAGGCGCGATCGCCCCCGCCGAACTTCAGAGTCAGTTGACCCATTCCTCAGCCAAATCCTCCTAA